In a single window of the Arachis hypogaea cultivar Tifrunner chromosome 6, arahy.Tifrunner.gnm2.J5K5, whole genome shotgun sequence genome:
- the LOC140173367 gene encoding ATP-dependent Clp protease proteolytic subunit 5, chloroplastic-like, giving the protein MYGDEYWTPESLRQDIWSIRNDLQVPSSPYLPAYAQGQGPPPMVQERFQSVISQLFQYRIIRCGGAVDDDMANIIVAQLLYLDAVDPNKDIVMYVNSPGGSVTAGMAIFDTMRHI; this is encoded by the exons ATGTATGGTGATGAATATTGGACACCTGAGAGTTTGCGACAGGATATTTGGTCCATAAG GAACGATTTGCAAGTCCCATCTTCCCCTTATCTCCCTGCATATGCACAGGGACAAGGGCCACCTCCCATGGTGCAGGAGCGTTTCCAGAGTGTCATAAGTCAACTTTTTCAATAT AGAATTATCCGTTGTGGTGGAGCAGTTGATGATGATATGGCAAACATCATAGTGGCCCAGCTCCTTTACCTTGATGCTGTTGATCCTAACAAG GATATTGTCATGTATGTAAACTCTCCAGGAGGATCAGTTACTGCTG GTATGGCTATATTTGATACAATGAGGCATATTTGA
- the LOC112696887 gene encoding ATP-dependent Clp protease proteolytic subunit 5, chloroplastic-like: MGAFLLSAGTKGKRYSLPNSRIMIHQPLGGAQGGQTDIDIQANEMLHHKANLNGYLSYHTGQSLERINQDTDRDFFMSAKEAKDYGLLDGVIMNPLKALQPLEAAAECKDRATV; the protein is encoded by the exons ATGGGAGCTTTTCTGCTTAGTGCAGGAACCAAAG GAAAGAGATACAGCTTGCCTAATTCAAGGATAATGATCCATCAACCTCTCGGTGGTGCTCAAGGAGGGCAAACTGACATAGATATTCAG GCAAATGAAATGCTGCATCACAAGGCAAACCTTAATGGGTATCTCTCCTATCACACCGGCCAAAGTCTCGAGAGGATTAATCAGGACACAGACCGTGATTTTTTTATGAGTGCAAAAGAAGCCAAAGATTACGGACTCCTAGATGGTGTCATTATGAATCCTCTTAAAGCTCTTCAACCATTAGAAGCTGCAGCAGAGTGTAAAGATAGGGCTACTGTTTGA